In the Candidatus Electrothrix sp. GW3-4 genome, one interval contains:
- a CDS encoding phage/plasmid primase, P4 family codes for MSGLCWYRFDENCWRKCAAAEFEGALNALLYPATAGLGFSNNYQNGISQLLQKSGRNPLPDPLPGTIPFQNGLLDQRSMELSPVTPENAHTWVLPYEYSPDADCPNFLAWLKTALDDDPESIRLIQAWFNALLTGRPDLQVFFHLIGPAGTGKSTLGRLAFQLVGNENTTTTSLKELETNKFETANIHGKRLTAIEEADKYGGSVSQLKAMTGQDPLRLERKNKQQEGSFIYEGQTLMMSNERLVSTDYTSGLERRRITLEFYRRITKEKRAAWDKRGGERAILYKEAPGIINWALRLPREEVTDIFRSMPERVRRANLDAAMFNNPLFAWMAENLLPDSDSSVQIGVKKEHREDGAVSYEHSDDRLYPNYLIWCKENGRESVSNQRFSASVTDAAQTQGAHVYKKKVSDGMKMFGLRIRREGESSWLEELKGGEMQDEMQTGMKDNYLEVQEMQEMQGFSSTSSHERGYIPSDSPAEQVEVEF; via the coding sequence CAATTACCAAAACGGAATAAGCCAGCTCTTGCAGAAGAGCGGACGGAACCCGCTACCCGATCCCCTACCCGGCACCATCCCCTTTCAAAATGGTCTGCTGGATCAAAGATCAATGGAGTTGTCACCTGTGACCCCTGAAAATGCCCATACCTGGGTATTGCCTTATGAATACTCCCCTGATGCTGATTGCCCAAACTTCCTTGCATGGCTTAAAACAGCTTTGGACGATGACCCGGAGTCTATCCGACTGATTCAGGCATGGTTCAACGCACTGCTGACTGGCCGCCCGGATTTACAGGTTTTCTTCCATCTCATCGGCCCGGCAGGCACAGGCAAAAGCACTCTGGGAAGGCTGGCTTTTCAATTGGTGGGCAATGAAAACACCACCACAACCAGCCTGAAGGAACTGGAAACCAATAAATTTGAAACCGCCAATATCCACGGCAAACGGTTAACCGCCATTGAAGAGGCGGACAAGTACGGCGGTTCGGTCAGCCAACTGAAGGCCATGACCGGACAAGACCCGCTACGGCTGGAGCGCAAGAACAAACAGCAGGAAGGTTCATTCATCTATGAGGGGCAAACCCTTATGATGAGCAATGAACGGCTTGTCAGCACGGATTATACAAGCGGCCTTGAGCGCAGAAGAATAACCCTTGAATTCTACAGAAGGATAACAAAGGAAAAGCGGGCCGCATGGGACAAACGCGGCGGTGAGCGGGCGATTCTGTACAAGGAGGCACCGGGTATCATCAATTGGGCCTTGCGGCTTCCCCGTGAAGAGGTCACGGATATTTTCAGGTCTATGCCGGAACGGGTACGCCGGGCCAATCTGGACGCGGCCATGTTCAACAATCCTCTCTTTGCCTGGATGGCGGAAAACCTCCTGCCTGATTCTGATTCGTCGGTGCAGATAGGCGTAAAAAAGGAACATCGGGAAGATGGAGCTGTTTCTTATGAGCACTCCGATGACCGGCTGTATCCTAATTATCTGATCTGGTGCAAAGAAAACGGCAGGGAAAGCGTTTCAAACCAGCGTTTCAGCGCATCAGTGACAGATGCAGCACAGACGCAGGGGGCGCACGTATACAAGAAAAAGGTGAGCGACGGCATGAAAATGTTCGGACTGCGGATTCGCCGGGAGGGGGAAAGCTCATGGCTTGAAGAACTTAAAGGCGGAGAGATGCAGGATGAAATGCAGACCGGAATGAAGGATAACTATCTGGAAGTGCAGGAGATGCAGGAGATGCAGGGCTTTTCATCAACTTCCTCTCATGAAAGAGGGTATATACCCTCTGACTCTCCGGCTGAACAGGTTGAGGTGGAGTTTTGA